In the Planctomycetaceae bacterium genome, one interval contains:
- a CDS encoding metallophosphoesterase, protein MRARATYSVTVALAAILLASAVWAFPPEKSYDPRPLSAEAEKKLTTDKFSFVVFGDTKNSKHFPGVVKLADSLAPTFALTTGDMVKSGHASLYDDLERTAGPFMRKYPTWPCVGNHELATAEGWGMYKAFHGITAWDYSFDFRNARFIQIGAPNVWEKPNKMKWLEEQLAEGKKAGRHLFIWQHQPLYSVGQKRPREVPGQPNDFTRLCDKYGVIAVFAGHEHTYYRTFRDNVSYITQALAGAQIYYLNRRGEAVDGDVYYGARGKEFGDTMLVRNGVEKIYAKPQFMVTQIFIDGAKISGKTLAVGGEVMDEFTLLPRPTTRPSTRPATQPKTDPGS, encoded by the coding sequence GAAAAGTCGTACGACCCGCGCCCGCTGTCTGCCGAGGCTGAAAAAAAGCTCACGACTGACAAGTTCTCGTTCGTGGTCTTCGGCGACACAAAGAACTCCAAGCACTTCCCCGGCGTGGTCAAACTGGCCGATAGCCTGGCCCCGACGTTCGCCCTGACCACCGGCGACATGGTCAAGTCCGGCCACGCGAGCCTGTATGATGACCTGGAGCGCACGGCCGGGCCGTTCATGCGCAAGTATCCCACGTGGCCGTGCGTGGGCAACCATGAACTGGCCACGGCGGAGGGCTGGGGGATGTACAAGGCCTTCCACGGCATCACGGCGTGGGACTACAGCTTCGACTTCCGCAACGCGCGGTTCATCCAGATCGGGGCTCCCAACGTCTGGGAAAAGCCCAACAAGATGAAATGGCTTGAAGAGCAGCTCGCCGAGGGCAAGAAGGCCGGGCGGCACCTGTTCATCTGGCAGCACCAGCCGCTCTACAGCGTCGGGCAGAAGCGCCCGCGCGAGGTGCCGGGCCAGCCCAACGACTTCACCCGCCTCTGCGACAAATACGGCGTGATCGCCGTCTTCGCCGGCCACGAGCACACCTACTACCGCACCTTCCGCGATAACGTCAGCTATATCACGCAGGCCCTGGCTGGAGCGCAGATCTACTACCTCAACCGCCGCGGCGAGGCCGTCGACGGCGACGTGTACTACGGCGCCCGCGGTAAGGAGTTCGGCGACACCATGCTCGTCCGCAACGGCGTGGAGAAGATTTACGCCAAGCCCCAGTTCATGGTCACGCAGATCTTCATCGACGGTGCGAAGATCAGCGGCAAGACTCTGGCTGTCGGCGGCGAAGTCATGGACGAGTTCACCCTGCTACCCCGTCCGACCACGCGGCCCTCCACGCGGCCGGCGACGCAGCCAAAAACAGATCCTGGATCCTAG